A single window of Nicotiana sylvestris chromosome 5, ASM39365v2, whole genome shotgun sequence DNA harbors:
- the LOC138868625 gene encoding uncharacterized protein, with protein MCSLQRKQLKNITPTDDEKKQFDVRGLSFEIEVECTDSQPSQPDSFQVFDTQLPKTQSMPESTGGDSQPTNAEVMKELQALKLFVENKFEEVLAAIGRQSVKPEGNSAHKQQDDDLRSATFVNEHDFGLDSNFELSASAIDQITAITQQATYKQSSHDVKKSGPAPLPLGIPVQTRADVVIESNTAPQAPCRHGVDLHLDSDFEYTDSQLDLIAAITQGGRRNVNQSGNDLTTRAVNKSKPDHSVSRNIVQIQTDVETTPAVLTRKRRPTAVKQSPYMNDWQSGVSAVGGSSKVIKGRFSFVNDISETVDFKLTTAFSNFVEANMQLGECIDDKTFFHTLNYSGRPLSSSHLNIIFYYLRKKAKYEINMPIKVTTTDTLFNNIIQRVFIEFVKGGKQDHLIDRSDDIMDRKHKKAIQKVAEAYAVLVPLFLVSIEFYNQRSDIVVENGLHMGKKLTDPFDIELITNLPTQQNSDCVIYVACFAEYIIEDLPIPVANFDVDGLRARFGILLWHYGRNKQLHGESRF; from the exons ATGTGTAGCTTGCAACGCAAGCAG CTAAAGAACATCACCCCAACTGATGATGAGAAGAAACAATTTGATGTGCGTGGTCTAAGTTTTGAAATTGAAGTTGAGTGCACTGACAGCCAACCCAGCCAGCCCGATAGCTTTCAGGTTTTTGACACTCAATTACCAAAGACACAAAGTATGCCTGAAAGTACCGGAGGTGATTCCCAACCTACCAATGCTGAGGTAATGAAGGAGTTACAAGCTTTGAAGCTTTTTGTAGAGAACAAGTTTGAGGAGGTGCTTGCAGCTATTGGTAGGCAGTCAGTGAAACCAGAGGGAAATTCAGCG CACAAGCAACAGGATGATGATTTGCGTTCTG CCACCTTCGTAAATGAGCATGATTTTGGCTTGGATTCTAACTTTGAACTATCTGCATCTGCAATTGATCAAATCACCGCTATTACACAACAAGCAACATATAAGCAGTCATCTCATGATGTTAAAAAGTCGGGTCCTGCTCCGCTGCCATTAGGAATCCCTGTACAGACACGAGCAGATGTTGTTATTGAGTCTAATACTGCTCCACAAG CTCCATGTCGACACGGGGTTGATCTTCACTtggattctgattttgaatataCTGATTCTCAACTTGATCTAATTGCTGCCATTACACAAGGAGGGAGACGTAATGTAAATCAATCTGGAAATGATCTAACAACTCGTGCTGTAAATAAGTCTAAACCTGATCATTCAGTATCAAGAAATATTGTTCAGATACAAACAGATGTTGAAACTACTCCTGCAGTTTTAACACGGAAAAGGCGCCCCACAGCTGTAAAACAGTCACCGTATATGAATGACTGGCAATCTGGTGTTAGTGCAGTTGGGGGATCCTCGAAGGTTATCAAAGGAAGATTTTCATTTGTAAATGACATTTCAGAGACGGTTGATTTTAAGCTTACGACTGCATTCTCAAACTTTGTTGAAGCAAATATGCAATTGGGAGAGTGC ATTGATGATAAGACGTTTTTCCATACCTTAAACTATTCTGGCAGGCCGCTCTCTAGTtcg CACTTGAATATTATATTCTACTATCTTAGGAAGAAGGCGAAATATGAAATTAATATGCCAATCAAAGTCACAACTACAGATACTCTTTTTAATAATATCATTCAAAGGGTTTTCATAGAATTTGTAAAAGGTGGGAAACAAGATCATTTGATTGATAGATCAGACGATATCATGGA TCGAAAGCACAAAAAAGCTATTCAGAAAGTGGCAGAGGCTTATGCTGTGTTGGTCCCCCTATTTCTAGTTAGTATTGAATTTTATAACCAAAGAAGTGACATTGTAGTAGAAAATGGTCTGCACATGGGAAAGAAGTTAACTGATCCTTTTGATATTGAACTGATTACAAATCTGCCAACACAACAAAATTC AGATTGTGTAATATATGTTGCTTGCTTTGCAGAGTATATTATTGAAGATCTTCCAATTCCTGTTGCCAATTTTGATGTGGATGGTCTTCGAGCTAGGTTTGGTATACTGTTGTGGCACTATGGGAGGAACAAACAGTTGCATGGCGAATCAA GATTTTAA
- the LOC138868627 gene encoding uncharacterized protein: MEKIPILLQHSGEWDDNNNFINFHVDAILIKTYWKFEQLLRENAKQLQKDSKTIVIQYVIAQGYLPITICSDMSVSVYMELKKSSAGMTTLPLCVSFAKNTIAASTSSFDVAPISPEIAQFESTDMITTFDVQEGDDVILELDDANIITDQFHQNVEKGQIYEDKNPLALVMKQYVVREKCQYRVHKSCPRRYILECVDERCTWRLKASSLRASNLFKVTDFNYVHSCLTNKRFCSQKQVVSAFIAAVVQDKLVDPKTIYTPTDIQRDIQKAYGMDLSYIQAWRSKEKAIQLLRRSPSESYKKMPTYLYMLEYANPGSVTRLHTEGDGSFLYAFITIYASIRGWVYCRPTVVVDGSFLKSTYRGTILTASTQDAEGQILPLAYAIVDSENDASWE; the protein is encoded by the exons ATGGAAAAGATTCCAATTCTGCTGCAACATAGTGGAGAATGGGATGAtaacaataatttcataaattttcatGTTGATGCAATTCTAATAAAGACCTATTGGAAATTTGAACAACTTCTCAGAGAAAATGCAAAGCAACTGCAAAAGGACAGTAAAACAATAGTTATTCAGTATGTTATTGCTCAAGGATATCTACCAATTACAATTTGCAGCGATATGAGTGTTAGTGTTTATATGGAATTGAAAAAATCAAGTGCAGGGATGACAACACTTCCCCTGTGTGTGTCGTTTGCTAAAAACACTATAGCTGCAAGCACCTCCAGTTTCGATGTTGCTCCAATTTCACCAGAAATTGCACAATTTGAAAGCACTGATATGATTACTACGTTTGATGTGCAAGAAGGAGATGACGTCATTTTAGAACTTGATGATGCAAACATCATAACAGATCAATTTCatcaaaatgttgaaaaaggacaaaTTTACGAAGACAAGAACCCGCTGGCTCTCGTTATGAAACAATATGTTGTTAGAGAAAAATGTCAATATCGGGTTCATAAATCATGCCCAAGAAG GTATATCCTTGAATGCGTGGATGAAAGATGCACTTGGAGACTTAAAGCATCAAGCCTGCGAGCATCAAATCTTTTCAAAGTGACAGATTTCAATTATGTCCACAGTTGTTTAACTAATAAGAGATTTTGTTCACAAAAACAAGTTGTCTCAGCTTTTATTGCAGCTGTGGTACAAGATAAACTTGTTGACCCGAAAACCATATATACACCAACAGATATCCAGAGAGACATCCAAAAAGCATATGGTATGGACTTAAGCTACATACAAGCATGGAGATCAAAAGAAAAAGCAATACAATTATTGAGACGATCACCAAGTGAGTCATACAAGAAAATGCCAACATATCTTTATATGTTAGAGTACGCTAACCCAGGATCAGTGACACGACTACACACTGAAGGAGATGGGAGCTTCTTGTATGCATTTATAACTATATATGCATCGATTAGAGGATGGGTCTATTGTAGGCCAACAGTTGTAGTTGATGGAAGTTTTTTAAAGTCAACATATAGAGGGACCATACTCACGGCTTCCACGCAAGACGCAGAGG GACAAATTCTACCCCTCGCATATGCAATTGTTGATTCGGAAAATGATGCATCGTGGGAATAG
- the LOC104227369 gene encoding probable serine/threonine-protein kinase WNK11 isoform X1: MLRLLLFTLIELRMPTANPDQENELFAEVDPSGRFGRYEELLGRGAEKMVYRAFDIAEGREVAWNQIKLSRFHGDSFIINKIYSEIKLLKNLKNDNIIVMYHFWKDCEKNILNFITEACASGNLREYRKKHRHVSIKALKKWSRQILKGLDYLHTHDPCVIHRDLNCSNIFINGNVGKVKIGDLGLATIVGKNHAAHTLLGTPEYMAPELYEEDYTELVDIYSFAMCLIEMATIEIPYSECDGIAKLYKMVTAGTKPQALNRVSDPELKAFILRCIGQPRARPPAAELLKDPFLSDVVSYDEN; the protein is encoded by the exons ATGCTTAGGCTTCTTCTGTTTACTCTTATAGAACTCAGAATGCCGACTGCAAATCCTGATCAAGAAAATGAATTATTTGCTGAGGTTGATCCATCCGGGAGGTTTGGACGGTACGAGGAGCTTCTAGGCCGTGGTGCAGAGAAGATGGTGTATAGGGCGTTTGATATTGCGGAAGGCAGAGAAGTCGCCTGGAATCAGATTAAATTGAGCAGATTCCATGGCGACTCTTTCATCATCAATAAGATATATTCTGAGATCAAGTTGCTGAAGAACTTGAAGAATGACAACATCATAGTCATGTACCATTTCTGGAAGGACTGTGAGAAGAACATTCTGAATTTCATAACTGAGGCATGTGCGTCTGGTAATTTGAGGGAATACAGGAAGAAGCATCGTCATGTTTCGATAAAGGCCTTGAAGAAGTGGTCGAGACAGATACTAAAAGGCTTGGATTATCTCCATACTCATGACCCTTGTGTCATTCATAGAGACCTCAATTGCAGTAATATCTTTATCAATGGTAATGTTGGAAAG GTAAAGATTGGTGATCTTGGTCTGGCAACAATTGTAGGGAAGAACCATGCAGCACATACTCTACTAGGAACACCAGAGTATATGGCACCAGAGCTTTACGAGGAGGACTACACCGAGTTAGTGGACATCTACTCATTTGCAATGTGCTTGATTGAAATGGCTACTATTGAGATACCTTACAGTGAATGTGACGGTATAGCAAAACTATACAAGATGGTAACTGCTGGAACAAAGCCTCAAGCTCTTAACAGGGTGAGCGATCCTGAGTTGAAGGCCTTCATTTTAAGGTGCATCGGGCAGCCAAGAGCAAGACCCCCAGCCGCTGAACTGTTGAAGGATCCATTCCTTTCTGATGTTGTCAGTTATGATGAGAATTAA
- the LOC104227369 gene encoding probable serine/threonine-protein kinase WNK11 isoform X2 — MPTANPDQENELFAEVDPSGRFGRYEELLGRGAEKMVYRAFDIAEGREVAWNQIKLSRFHGDSFIINKIYSEIKLLKNLKNDNIIVMYHFWKDCEKNILNFITEACASGNLREYRKKHRHVSIKALKKWSRQILKGLDYLHTHDPCVIHRDLNCSNIFINGNVGKVKIGDLGLATIVGKNHAAHTLLGTPEYMAPELYEEDYTELVDIYSFAMCLIEMATIEIPYSECDGIAKLYKMVTAGTKPQALNRVSDPELKAFILRCIGQPRARPPAAELLKDPFLSDVVSYDEN, encoded by the exons ATGCCGACTGCAAATCCTGATCAAGAAAATGAATTATTTGCTGAGGTTGATCCATCCGGGAGGTTTGGACGGTACGAGGAGCTTCTAGGCCGTGGTGCAGAGAAGATGGTGTATAGGGCGTTTGATATTGCGGAAGGCAGAGAAGTCGCCTGGAATCAGATTAAATTGAGCAGATTCCATGGCGACTCTTTCATCATCAATAAGATATATTCTGAGATCAAGTTGCTGAAGAACTTGAAGAATGACAACATCATAGTCATGTACCATTTCTGGAAGGACTGTGAGAAGAACATTCTGAATTTCATAACTGAGGCATGTGCGTCTGGTAATTTGAGGGAATACAGGAAGAAGCATCGTCATGTTTCGATAAAGGCCTTGAAGAAGTGGTCGAGACAGATACTAAAAGGCTTGGATTATCTCCATACTCATGACCCTTGTGTCATTCATAGAGACCTCAATTGCAGTAATATCTTTATCAATGGTAATGTTGGAAAG GTAAAGATTGGTGATCTTGGTCTGGCAACAATTGTAGGGAAGAACCATGCAGCACATACTCTACTAGGAACACCAGAGTATATGGCACCAGAGCTTTACGAGGAGGACTACACCGAGTTAGTGGACATCTACTCATTTGCAATGTGCTTGATTGAAATGGCTACTATTGAGATACCTTACAGTGAATGTGACGGTATAGCAAAACTATACAAGATGGTAACTGCTGGAACAAAGCCTCAAGCTCTTAACAGGGTGAGCGATCCTGAGTTGAAGGCCTTCATTTTAAGGTGCATCGGGCAGCCAAGAGCAAGACCCCCAGCCGCTGAACTGTTGAAGGATCCATTCCTTTCTGATGTTGTCAGTTATGATGAGAATTAA
- the LOC138868626 gene encoding uncharacterized protein — translation MYIVSYRHDAIWKATSIVYPEVPHCACMFHLWNSNKTNFRKSQKQIKEVYFALARAYTVEEFNRHMAELEAIDSRVKIYLMDIGYDKWSRAHSKENRTMTMTSNIAESVNAANKHARDLPVVNLLDFMTTLIQKWNYTNRKDAVESFMKIGAKYEKILVDNTILSQTMTVLSSTEFLHLVIDGQTRNVVRLHERNCTCGRFQLDDIPCPHAMAVIQKFHMDSYKYCSDYYSIDYLLKTYEISVNSLPDEITWQIPEHVSSQVVLPPKGKIKQERPKKKRGIVGWEGNTVTCALYGRKGHNRRTCRNIPKRD, via the exons ATGTACATTGTATCATACAGGCATGATGCTATATGGAAAGCAACTTCAATTGTCTATCCAGAAGTCCCTCATTGTGCATGTATGTTCCATCTGTGGAACAGCAATAAGACAAACTTCAGGAAGAGCCAAAAACAAATCAAAGAAGTATATTTTGCTTTAGCAAGAGCATACACTGTTGAAGAATTCAACAGGCATATGGCAGAGTTAGAAGCTATTGATAGTAGAGTGAAAATATACCTGATGGATATTGGATATGATAAATGGTCCCGGGCGCATTCCAAGGAAAATAGAACCATGACCATGACATCGAATATTGCGGAATCAGTAAATGCAGCAAACAAGCACGCAAGAGACCTCCCAGTTGTGAATTTGCTTGACTTTATGACAACATTGATTCAAAAATGGAATTACACCAATCGGAAGGATGCAGTGGAATCATTTATGAAGATTGGTGCAAAGTATGAAAAAATATTAGTAGATAATACTATCTTATCACAGACGATGACG GTGTTGTCATCAACTGAATTCTTACATTTAGTAATTGATGGCCAAACAAGAAATGTGGTGCGCCTACATGAAAGAAACTGCACTTGTGGGAGGTTTCAGCTAGACGATATTCCATGTCCACATGCAATGGCAGTTATACAAAAATTCCATATGGATTCATACAAGTATTGCTCGGATTACTACAGCATAGACTACTTGCTGAAAACATATGAGATATCAGTAAATTCATTGCCTGATGAAATAACGTGGCAAATTCCAGAACATGTCTCTTCGCAGGTGGTACTGCCACCAAAAGGAAAAATCAAACAAGAAAGACCTAAAAAGAAGAGAGGCATAGTAGGCTGGGAAGGAAATACAGTTACATGTGCACTATACGGGAGAAAAGGACACAACCGGAGAACATGCCGAAATATTCCAAAGAGAGATTGA